The Arthrobacter sp. Marseille-P9274 DNA segment AAAATATGCATATGACCACCATCTCGTGCGGTAGACAGCACTTCGATGTGTGACAGACTTCACTGTCTGGACTGCACGATACAGACGGCAGTTAGCTGGAGTCTCCGGACACTTTCACCAAGCTTCTCCCGGCATTTGGATGAACAGACGAAACCAGCAAGGTTGATTTGCCGCTTTCGTTCGCACTGGCGCAACGCTACCGACCGGCAGGCATCAAGAAAGCTCCGAGGAGTACCCTCGGAGCTTTCTTACGCAAAGCGGCGGCGCCGGATATGTGTGACTACGTTCTGCGTGGAGTTTCAGTCCGTCAGACCTTCGCTGCGAAGCGCGAGCCAGAGCCGACTGGACATGGTGGGATCAGTGAGGTCGAGTCCGAGCAGCCTCTCCGCCGAAGAGACGCGATACCTGAGGGTATTCCGGTGGAGCGCCAGGGATTCGGCTGCTGCCTCCCAACGGCCGCGGCAGCGCAGATACTCCACCACCGCTTCCATCACTTGCGGGCTGGCTTCCCGCTGCAATCTGTGCACCCAGTCGCTCGCAGTTTCACCTCGATAGTCTGAGCGGTCAACGACTGTCCCGGTGGGCGACGACCGAATATCGTTCATCCAGTGCTGCCAGCGGTGCGACAGCTTACTCGCCGGCACCTGCTCGGTCAGGAGTACTTTCAGCGAGGGGTGGCGGTCGACAAGCGCGACGAGTTCCGGCCTCATCGCTTGGAATTGGACTTGGGATAAGAGGAGCCAGCATTCGTCGTCGTCGTTATACGCCAATAGCTGACGGGAGTCTGCCGGCACCGCTGCTTCGAGCAAGTCGAGGAGATCGTCGCGGTCCCATGCCCCCACTCCCCGCACACAAACGATGTGAGGCCGGCTGGGTGGAGTTGCGAGCCCCATCTCGGCGGCCAGCTCCAGGGCGCTTTCAATCCGCCCGGAGAATATCAGCCGCGTGATTGAATCGCGCACCATACGTGATGCCGTTTGCAGCCGCCTCATGTCACGCAACAGCAGGCGCAGGAGCAGAGCGGCACTGGATCCGAACCTGGGCAGATCCGGATGGCTTGCGTCCGTGGATGCCACAACCAGGATCGCGGTGGCCCTGCCCTCGGCGCCGACAGGAAATGCCTGCAACTCATAACCACCGGAAGTCCGTCCAGTGGCAGGTTTGACCGGCGGCAGTGGGATCACGGCCGCCGCTTCCGCGAGCACCTGCGCATCCACTTCACCGTTAGTGCTTGCCCTAACTGACTCAATGGGCCGCCCGCTAGTGGTGAGCAGGGCACCCCATTCCGCACCGTTGTCAGTCAAGCATGTGAGGATCGAGGAAATCGGATACTTCGATCCCGACGCGCGGACGAGGTCCGCATACCCCAGTTGTAGAGTCTCCATGGCTACACGAATATACCGTCATGGCCGTTGCTCACGATCTTCGTTTCGTCCCGGACAGGAAGTTGACGACCAGCGAGTTGAACTCCTCGGCTTTCTCATAGGGCACCCAGAGCCCGCATTCGCCGAAGACATGAAGCTGCGCATGAGGGATCCGGCTGAGCATGAATACACCGTTTTCGAACGACTGGGCACGGTTCTCGCGTCCCCACACGATCAGCGTCTGGGCCTGTATCTCGTCGAGCCGCTTCCACAGATCAGGCGGCGTGTGCCGAACCGGCGTCCGCCCTTCCGGGGCGCGCTCCATGAACTCAGGATCCACGCTTGCTTCGTACCGCTCCCACAGCACGTCGTCGGTAATCAACGAAGGGTCGTAAAGCAACTGGGAGAGATAATCGTGCATCTTCTGCAGTGAGGGGCCATCGCCGCCGTAATAGACATGACTGGCTGAGTCCCGGCGACGCAGACCGAACATGGTCTGGCCGCCGGCAGCGCTCACTAGTATCAGCCGGTCAACGACGTCCGGATAGTCGGCAGCGAGGCGGATGGCCACAGCACCGCCGGTAGCCATCCCGAGCACATTGACCCGCTCAAGCCCTAAAGCCTCGAACAACGCGACCATAGTGTCGGCATACATTTTGTTGCGCCCCGTGGATACATCGGGCTTATCCGATTTGCCGTAGCCGGGCAGGTCCACCACGATGACGCGGAAGTGCCGCGCGAGTGCCTCGATGTTACGGCCGAAGTTACCCCAGCCGTATGCCCCTGGGGCGCCGCCGTGCATGCAGAGCAGGACCGGCCCCTCGCCTACCTCGTGGTAGTGCACCCGATACTCGCCGGCCTGCACAAATCGGCTTGTCGCCTCGTACGTCAGCATCATTCACTCCTGCTTCCAACGAGTTGCTTGCCGTGGAGGTCGCCGGTCTGAATCGGAGGAGCGGCGATCCGGCGGTCCCAGCCGGCAATAAACCTCAGGACCAAGTGGTTGAATTCCTCGGCCCGCTCCACCATCGTCCAATGGCCGCAGTGACCGAACACCACAAGGTCCGCGTTGGCAAATGCCTCGGCTCCGGCCAGAGCATCCTCCGGAGGGTTCACTCGGTCTTCGCGACCGAACAGGAAGAGCATCGGCACCCCGCACCTCCCGGCCCGTTCCAGATCGAGGGGATGGTGAACCTTGCTTAGCTCCCGCAGCCGCGTGGATGCCAGATGCTGCTGGTACGCCCCCGGCCGCCCGGCCACGCGTGTCCGGAACTCGACCAATTCCGTCGGGATCTGACGGCGGTCGTGCACCAAGTGCTCCATGGACTTACGCACGAGCTCAGCGGAGAACTCCCCCATATCCTTATGCGACGACTGGTTCGGCTCAAATCTCGAGCCGGCCTGCCACCGGGCGCCGGCAGTCCCGACGACCACTCCTCCCGCCACCCGTTCAGCATGGTCCAAAGCGAAGCTGGCCAGCACCATGCCACCCATCGAATTGCCAATCACATAGACCTTGGGCATGTTCAATGCATCCAAAAGCCTCAGGACCAGATCCACCTGATGGGGACGGTCCGCTACCACGCCGGGAGGCGCCTCAGTAAATCCGTACCCGTACAGGTCCGGTGCGATCACGCGGTGCCCCGCAGCCACCAAGGCCGGGATGGTCAGGTAGAAATTCGCCGCCGCGGTGATTCCGATCGCGGAGCCGTGCAGTAAGAGCACCGGAATACCCTCGGGACCGCCCTCGTCCAGATAGTGGATGCGTTCGCCCGGACGCGTGACCAGCCAGTGTGACTGGTAGCCGAAGTACTCGGCTACCAGTGATGAGTCATCTGCGGTCATTAGTGCCTCCGGCGGCCACCAAGGCTGGCCATTTGGCAAAGGCAATGCCTGTGAAGCAAGCGTGAACCGGCATGTAATCGATGATTTTGCCTGGACGATTCATGGCTGCCGCGACGGAGATCCAGGCACGAATTTCACCGGTGCCGGAGCGCATGGCTGCGGAATCGAAACTGAACAACTTGGACAACTCTTCGACTTCGTTTTTCTCGACCCGTTCCATGACCCAGGTATCGAGCGGAGTATCGATATCCCCACGGTTGAAGTCGCGGTCGGAGGGGTAATGACTCAACCCGCCCGAGGCAACCAGGAGGATCTTTTCCTCACGCCTGTTCAGAATGTCAGCGATGGCGCTGCCCAACTCCGCGCAGCGCTCACCGTTCGGTAGCGGCTCGTAGTACTCATTGAGCAGGACGCACACGATTGGGATCTGGCCGGAGGGATCGAGTTCGGGCGCGATCCTAGCCGCCATATGAGGCAGTCCGTAACCTTCCCGACCCTGCGGATTGAACCTATGCAGTGTGGAAACGTCGAACTTGCGCTTGATCAGTCCGTGGGCCAAGTCCGTCGAGACGTCCACATGGTTGTTGAACTTAACCACTGATCGGTCCTTCATGGGCACGTTCCACTCGTAGCCCTGATGCCCCCACATCTCTTCTTCGCCGATGTAGACGGCGAGCGACGGATTATTCGACAG contains these protein-coding regions:
- a CDS encoding helix-turn-helix domain-containing protein; this encodes MDAQVLAEAAAVIPLPPVKPATGRTSGGYELQAFPVGAEGRATAILVVASTDASHPDLPRFGSSAALLLRLLLRDMRRLQTASRMVRDSITRLIFSGRIESALELAAEMGLATPPSRPHIVCVRGVGAWDRDDLLDLLEAAVPADSRQLLAYNDDDECWLLLSQVQFQAMRPELVALVDRHPSLKVLLTEQVPASKLSHRWQHWMNDIRSSPTGTVVDRSDYRGETASDWVHRLQREASPQVMEAVVEYLRCRGRWEAAAESLALHRNTLRYRVSSAERLLGLDLTDPTMSSRLWLALRSEGLTD
- a CDS encoding alpha/beta fold hydrolase; this translates as MTADDSSLVAEYFGYQSHWLVTRPGERIHYLDEGGPEGIPVLLLHGSAIGITAAANFYLTIPALVAAGHRVIAPDLYGYGFTEAPPGVVADRPHQVDLVLRLLDALNMPKVYVIGNSMGGMVLASFALDHAERVAGGVVVGTAGARWQAGSRFEPNQSSHKDMGEFSAELVRKSMEHLVHDRRQIPTELVEFRTRVAGRPGAYQQHLASTRLRELSKVHHPLDLERAGRCGVPMLFLFGREDRVNPPEDALAGAEAFANADLVVFGHCGHWTMVERAEEFNHLVLRFIAGWDRRIAAPPIQTGDLHGKQLVGSRSE
- a CDS encoding alpha/beta fold hydrolase, translating into MMLTYEATSRFVQAGEYRVHYHEVGEGPVLLCMHGGAPGAYGWGNFGRNIEALARHFRVIVVDLPGYGKSDKPDVSTGRNKMYADTMVALFEALGLERVNVLGMATGGAVAIRLAADYPDVVDRLILVSAAGGQTMFGLRRRDSASHVYYGGDGPSLQKMHDYLSQLLYDPSLITDDVLWERYEASVDPEFMERAPEGRTPVRHTPPDLWKRLDEIQAQTLIVWGRENRAQSFENGVFMLSRIPHAQLHVFGECGLWVPYEKAEEFNSLVVNFLSGTKRRS